TGGGAATGACTGAAGGTTGGACCTTAGATATCCGCTACGATGCTGTGAATCAAAATAAACTGCGATCCGGCACTAGGTCCATATCCCAGTCTGCGGCTGCTGCCACGGGTAATGAGGTTGAAAACTATACGCAAAATAATTATGTTACCGGCTCCTTGGATTACAGCAATGGTGAGAGTTGGGGGGTAACTGCGATCCTTCCCTACATCATGCGCAGTCATAGTACTTTTGGAGCATTTGCAGATGGCGGTGGTCCACCTGAGCAGGGTGATGGTGCGTATAGCTCCAAAACTTCCGGAGTGGGCGATATCAAAATTATTGGCCGCTACTTTGGCTTTGCGGAGCAAAAGGATTGGGGCTTACAGTACGGACTTAAATTACCCACTGGCGCTCGCAATCAAACAGGCAGTCTAGTGGCTGGCGGGCAGACTATGATCGACCCCGGACTGCAGGCGGGTAGTGGCTCTACTGATTTAATCGTGGGAGCTTATCAGTTTGGCTTTATCAGTGGCAGTGAAAATTGGGGGTATTTTGCACAGCTTCAATATCAAGCAGCGGTGATGGTGCAATCCGTACCAACCAATGCGCCCAACCCCGATGGTGTCTATGGCGGCACTTATCGACCCGGGAATTCAGCGAACATGAACTTGGGCGTTAACTATCAAGCCTTTGAGAGTTGGGTGCCAACCCTGCAGTTGAATGTTCTGAATAAGAGAGTCGATAGCGGTACCGCTGCTGATACCTTCGCAACTGGGGGTACGCTTGCTTATCTGACGCCAGGCTTGCTATATCGGGTGAGTGAAAAAACTCAGGTCTATGCCAACATACAGCTACCCATCTATCAAAATGTGAATGGCATTCAGATAGTGCCAAGTTACATTGCCTCAATGGGGGTGAGGGTACATTTTTAAGGAGCTATTGAAGAAGCGGGGTAACAATCTCCTCTAGAGTTTTTAAGTCAAGCTTAGGCTCGCCAGTGAGACCATTCTTTCTTAGAATTCCCTGCTTATCAATAATGAATGTACTTGGTATGCGCCAAAT
This genomic stretch from Polynucleobacter corsicus harbors:
- a CDS encoding TonB-dependent receptor; translated protein: MKLRKIVVLMALALPSAASIACSSCGCSLNTDIGTQGMGMTEGWTLDIRYDAVNQNKLRSGTRSISQSAAAATGNEVENYTQNNYVTGSLDYSNGESWGVTAILPYIMRSHSTFGAFADGGGPPEQGDGAYSSKTSGVGDIKIIGRYFGFAEQKDWGLQYGLKLPTGARNQTGSLVAGGQTMIDPGLQAGSGSTDLIVGAYQFGFISGSENWGYFAQLQYQAAVMVQSVPTNAPNPDGVYGGTYRPGNSANMNLGVNYQAFESWVPTLQLNVLNKRVDSGTAADTFATGGTLAYLTPGLLYRVSEKTQVYANIQLPIYQNVNGIQIVPSYIASMGVRVHF